In Mytilus galloprovincialis chromosome 1, xbMytGall1.hap1.1, whole genome shotgun sequence, the following are encoded in one genomic region:
- the LOC143063627 gene encoding uncharacterized protein LOC143063627 yields the protein MLIALLMLVCSSSVYAAIWRPSATTTFQWQLDSGHINTHVDANVYDVDLFDVSTSTIHSLQSSGKKVICYFSAGSYEGWRSDHSAFPSDVIGHKLDGWNEKWLDIRDGRVKSIMSARLKKAQDKGCDGVEPDNVDGYTNDNGFHLTAHDQLTFNKWLATEAHNHGLSVGLKNDVDQIQELQSHFDWALNEECVDYNECKKYQPFIDAHKAVFHVEYVDSHSSGSSKKSSVCHSSRRPQQFITLIKDWDLTDWRLTC from the exons ATGCTTATTGCACTTTTAATGTTGGTTTGCTCAAGTTCAGTGTATGCAGCCATATGGAGACCCAGTGCTACCACTACATTTCAATGGCAGCTCGATAGTGGCCACATAAACACACATGTCGATGCAAATGTTTATGATGTGGATCTGTTTGATGTGTCTACCAGCACAATACATTCGCTTCAAAG TTCTGGGAAGAAAGTAATCTGCTATTTTTCTGCCGGGTCATATGAAGGTTGGCGAAGTGATCACAGTGCTTTCCCAAGTGATGTAATAGGCCACAAACTTGATGGTTGGAATGAGAAATGGCTTGACATTAGAGATGGCAGAGTTAAGAGTATTATGTCAGCTAGATTAAAGAAGGCTCAAGATAAAGGATGTGACGGAGTAGAACCTGACAATGTCGATGGATATACCAATGACAATGGATTTCACCTTACTGCACATGATCAGCTGACTTTCAACAAATGGCTAGCAACAG AAGCACACAATCATGGACTGTCAGTTGGCTTGAAGAATGATGTGGACCAGATCCAGGAGTTACAATCACATTTTGATTGGGCTTTGAACGAAGAGTGTGTTGACTACAATGAATGCAAAAAATACCAACCATTTATCGACGCACACAAG GCTGTATTTCACGTTGAATATGTAGACAGTCATAGTTCTGGTTCAAGCAAGAAGAGTTCTGTCTGCCACTCAAGTCGTCGtccacaacaatttatcacactTATAAAGGATTGGGATCTTACAGATTGGAGATTGACATGCTAA